The following proteins are co-located in the Canis aureus isolate CA01 chromosome X, VMU_Caureus_v.1.0, whole genome shotgun sequence genome:
- the MAP7D3 gene encoding MAP7 domain-containing protein 3 isoform X15, translated as MAERAGGSTSLRGLRERMVAAAHALAEERRNQSGLCSLPSQSSNIRSTFRPVIDGSVLKNDVKQRLAKERREEKKRQQEANKETQILEKERKTRIQYERQMEEKQRKLKEQKEKDEQRRISAEEKRKQKLQEERERFKAVLYRTLERSSRVDCHQKRWSWEGSTAVNSETKTGLQNSIAKKKTEKKRSSSLTRRSGKLQASAETDHVEEKPGTRSTLVQNINVPLCSQSSDELKSNVVLHKSSVVVPSEVVPPQEKEAALCEVSAESSPKPKVEAAPEAKAEVAPQAKAEVAPNVNVEGAATVSVEAAPEVNVKAAPAPKVNIEATSKVNMEGSPKGSMEASCETEVEALLESMETSPEVSVDMSPEVSVDPSPTVSVDPSPSVSVDVSPEVSVDPSPEVSVDSSPEVSMDASPDVSMEASSEASVEASPKTSVGVSPEASVEASPEASVEASPEASVEASPEASVKVFPKESAEASPKASPEVSPETSSKVKVRDSAKKSEMDKQASNPTAKKRPSSHIPCYKWPSSPASTWRPPSPISANRQLQKNRPPSPSPVMSKLSHSSLSCKIIPVQRSLFAQNALGTLGKKREGMPKPSNNSEAVSHKQMVYEESGNKSTPGTMNAEEATKILAEKRRLAREQREKEERQQKEMEQSKLKDMAEKAIEGQQEEFLKLEDGQQQKEIKKKEYPDPEDRKVLLQKGDAKIKAQEEADKRKKEQERIMLQNLQERLERKKRIEEIMKRTRKTDSNTSKAAETFVDNTYEEDEADDEDESESDDGSSDDPHPSAFINGMDSSTKLKTHFKNMKKNTPKLVFLDATSGQVHRETKTFFNDDMKTFRQKSAKDPLAQAKGTRSSTKRMTSRAAKTRKICKLRTAQKRIDHLLWISTSSPISPSLSASNLNLAKKMIIKKRENIRQTP; from the exons ATGGCGGAGCGCGCCGGCGGCAGCACATCCCTCAGGGGGCTGCGCGAACGGATGG TTGCTGCAGCTCATGCCCTTGCCGAAGAAAGACGGAATCAGAGTGGTCTCTGCTCTCTTCCATCACAGTCCTCAAATATAAGATCAACATTTAGACCAG tcatCGATGGATCCGTACTTAAAAATGATGTGAAGCAGAGATTGGCGAAGGAGcgcagagaagaaaagaagagacaacAAGAAG ccAACAAAGAAACCCAGATccttgagaaggaaagaaagacaaggatCCAATATGAGAGGCAAATGGAGGAGAAACAACGAAAgctgaaagaacaaaaagaaaaggatgagcaACGGAGAATATCTgctgaagaaaaaaggaagcaaaaactaCAGGAGGAAAGG gagaGGTTCAAAGCTGTTCTCTATCGAACATTGGAACGGAGCAGCCGTGTCGATTGTCATCAAAAAAGATGGTCTTGGGAGGGCTCTACAGCCGTGAACTCTGAGACTAAAACTG GTCTTCAGAACTCTATCGCCAAGA aaaaaacagaaaagaagagaagctCGTCTTTGACTAGAAGATCTGGCAAACTGCAGGCATCTGCGGAAACTGACCACGTAGAAGAAAAACCAG GCACCCGCAGTACTTTAGTCCAGAATATAAACGTGCCATTGTGTAGCCAGAGCAGTGACGAATTGAAGAGTAACGTAGTGCTTCACAAGTCATCAGTAGTAGTGCCTTCCGAGGTAGTGCCTCCCCaggaaaaagaagcagcactCTGTGAGGTGAGTGCAGAATCATCACCCAAGCCAAAAGTGGAAGCTGCCCCCGAGGCAAAGGCAGAAGTTGCCCCCCAGGCAAAGGCAGAAGTGGCCCCCAATGTGAACGTGGAAGGGGCCGCCACAGTGAGTGTGGAAGCAGCCCCTGAGGTGAATGTGAAAGCAGCTCCCGCTCCCAAGGTGAATATAGAAGCAACCTCCAAGGTGAACATGGAAGGGTCCCCTAAAGGGAGCATGGAAGCATCATGTGAAACAGAAGTGGAAGCACTCCTTGAGAGCATGGAAACATCACCTGAAGTGAGTGTGGACATGTCCCCCGAGGTGAGCGTGGACCCATCCCCCACGGTGAGTGTAGACCCGTCCCCTTCGGTGAGCGTGGACGTGTCCCCTGAGGTGAGCGTGGACCCGTCCCCCGAGGTGAGCGTGGATTCATCTCCCGAGGTGAGCATGGATGCATCCCCTGATGTAAGCATGGAAGCATCATCTGAGGCAAGTGTGGAGGCATCTCCCAAGACTAGTGTGGGAGTGTCCCCCGAGGCCAGTGTGGAAGCGTCACCTGAGGCCAGTGTGGAAGCGTCACCTGAGGCCAGTGTGGAAGCGTCACCTGAGGCTAGTGTGAAAGTATTCCCCAAAGAGAGTGCGGAAGCATCCCCCAAGGCATCCCCTGAGGTGAGCCCAGAAACATCTTCAAAGGTGAAAGTGAGAGACTCTGCAAAG AAATCAGAAATGGACAAACAGGCCTCAAATCCTACTGCCAAAAAGCGCCCATCATCACACATACCATGTTATAAATGGCCATCTTCTCCTGCAAGTACATGGCGTCCACCTTCTCCTATCAGTGCAAA CAGGCAATTGCAAAAGAATCGCCCCCCATCACCTTCACCCGTCATGTCAAAACTGTCacattcttctctttcctgtAAAATAATTCCTGTTCAGCGTAGCCTATTTGCGCAAAATGCATTAGGTACtcttggaaagaaaagagaaggaatgcCTAAACCTTCTAACAACTCTGAGGCTGTGAGCCACAAGCAGATGGTCTATGAAG AGTCTGGTAATAAAAGCACACCAGGGACTATGAATGCTGAGGAGGCAACAAAAATTTTGGCAGAAAAACGACGCCTTGCTCGTgaacaaagagagaaggaagaaaggcaacaaaaggaaatggaGCAAAG CAAATTGAAGGACATGGCAGAGAAAGCAATTGAAGGCCAACAAGAAGAGTTCTTAAAACTGGAAGATGGGCAAcagcagaaggaaataaagaaaaaagaatatccagATCCAGAAGACCGGAAAGTGCTGCTACAG AAAGGGGACGCCAAGATAAAAGCTCAGGAGGAGGCTGACAAACGCaagaaggagcaggagagaatTATGTTACAGAATTTGCAAGAgcgattagaaaggaagaag AGAATTGAGGAAATAATGAAGCGGACGAGGAAGACAGATTCAAATACATCAAAG GCTGCAGAAACATTTGTTGACAACACATACGAGGAGGACGAGGCGGATGATGAGGATGAGTCGGAAAGTGACGATGGTTCTTCTGATGACCCGCATCCATCAG CCTTTATAAATGGCATGGATTCATCCACAAAactcaaaacacattttaaaaacatgaagaagAACACTCCCAAGCTGGTGTTTTTAGATGCCACTTCTGGCCAAGTCCATAGAgagacaaaaacattttttaatgacgACATGAAAACCTTCAGACAAAAAAGTGCGAAAGACCCTTTGGCTCAGGCGAAGGGTACCAG ATCGTCCACCAAAAGAATGACCAGCCGTGCAGCAAAAACCAGAAAG ATATGTAAACTTCGCACAGCCCAGAAGAGAATTGATCATCTGCTGTGGATCTCCACTTCTAGTCCCATCTCCCCTAGTCTTTCTGCCTCTAATTTGAACCTGGCCAAGAAAATGATCatcaaaaaaagggaaaacatcaGACAGACACCTTAA
- the MAP7D3 gene encoding MAP7 domain-containing protein 3 isoform X13 has product MAERAGGSTSLRGLRERMVAAAHALAEERRNQSGLCSLPSQSSNIRSTFRPVIDGSVLKNDVKQRLAKERREEKKRQQEANKETQILEKERKTRIQYERQMEEKQRKLKEQKEKDEQRRISAEEKRKQKLQEERERFKAVLYRTLERSSRVDCHQKRWSWEGSTAVNSETKTVNKDSVSTEKLEQRASGLHKQMSLSSAGLQNSIAKKKTEKKRSSSLTRRSGKLQASAETDHVEEKPGTRSTLVQNINVPLCSQSSDELKSNVVLHKSSVVVPSEVVPPQEKEAALCEVSAESSPKPKVEAAPEAKAEVAPQAKAEVAPNVNVEGAATVSVEAAPEVNVKAAPAPKVNIEATSKVNMEGSPKGSMEASCETEVEALLESMETSPEVSVDMSPEVSVDPSPTVSVDPSPSVSVDVSPEVSVDPSPEVSVDSSPEVSMDASPDVSMEASSEASVEASPKTSVGVSPEASVEASPEASVEASPEASVEASPEASVKVFPKESAEASPKASPEVSPETSSKVKVRDSAKKSEMDKQASNPTAKKRPSSHIPCYKWPSSPASTWRPPSPISANRQLQKNRPPSPSPVMSKLSHSSLSCKIIPVQRSLFAQNALGTLGKKREGMPKPSNNSEAVSHKQMVYEESGNKSTPGTMNAEEATKILAEKRRLAREQREKEERQQKEMEQSKLKDMAEKAIEGQQEEFLKLEDGQQQKEIKKKEYPDPEDRKVLLQKGDAKIKAQEEADKRKKEQERIMLQNLQERLERKKRIEEIMKRTRKTDSNTSKAAETFVDNTYEEDEADDEDESESDDGSSDDPHPSAFINGMDSSTKLKTHFKNMKKNTPKLVFLDATSGQVHRETKTFFNDDMKTFRQKSAKDPLAQAKGTRSSTKRMTSRAAKTRKICKLRTAQKRIDHLLWISTSSPISPSLSASNLNLAKKMIIKKRENIRQTP; this is encoded by the exons ATGGCGGAGCGCGCCGGCGGCAGCACATCCCTCAGGGGGCTGCGCGAACGGATGG TTGCTGCAGCTCATGCCCTTGCCGAAGAAAGACGGAATCAGAGTGGTCTCTGCTCTCTTCCATCACAGTCCTCAAATATAAGATCAACATTTAGACCAG tcatCGATGGATCCGTACTTAAAAATGATGTGAAGCAGAGATTGGCGAAGGAGcgcagagaagaaaagaagagacaacAAGAAG ccAACAAAGAAACCCAGATccttgagaaggaaagaaagacaaggatCCAATATGAGAGGCAAATGGAGGAGAAACAACGAAAgctgaaagaacaaaaagaaaaggatgagcaACGGAGAATATCTgctgaagaaaaaaggaagcaaaaactaCAGGAGGAAAGG gagaGGTTCAAAGCTGTTCTCTATCGAACATTGGAACGGAGCAGCCGTGTCGATTGTCATCAAAAAAGATGGTCTTGGGAGGGCTCTACAGCCGTGAACTCTGAGACTAAAACTG ttaataaagattctgtATCAACTGAAAAACTTGAGCAGAGGGCTTCTGGTTTACACAAACAAATGTCTTTGTCATCTGCAGGTCTTCAGAACTCTATCGCCAAGA aaaaaacagaaaagaagagaagctCGTCTTTGACTAGAAGATCTGGCAAACTGCAGGCATCTGCGGAAACTGACCACGTAGAAGAAAAACCAG GCACCCGCAGTACTTTAGTCCAGAATATAAACGTGCCATTGTGTAGCCAGAGCAGTGACGAATTGAAGAGTAACGTAGTGCTTCACAAGTCATCAGTAGTAGTGCCTTCCGAGGTAGTGCCTCCCCaggaaaaagaagcagcactCTGTGAGGTGAGTGCAGAATCATCACCCAAGCCAAAAGTGGAAGCTGCCCCCGAGGCAAAGGCAGAAGTTGCCCCCCAGGCAAAGGCAGAAGTGGCCCCCAATGTGAACGTGGAAGGGGCCGCCACAGTGAGTGTGGAAGCAGCCCCTGAGGTGAATGTGAAAGCAGCTCCCGCTCCCAAGGTGAATATAGAAGCAACCTCCAAGGTGAACATGGAAGGGTCCCCTAAAGGGAGCATGGAAGCATCATGTGAAACAGAAGTGGAAGCACTCCTTGAGAGCATGGAAACATCACCTGAAGTGAGTGTGGACATGTCCCCCGAGGTGAGCGTGGACCCATCCCCCACGGTGAGTGTAGACCCGTCCCCTTCGGTGAGCGTGGACGTGTCCCCTGAGGTGAGCGTGGACCCGTCCCCCGAGGTGAGCGTGGATTCATCTCCCGAGGTGAGCATGGATGCATCCCCTGATGTAAGCATGGAAGCATCATCTGAGGCAAGTGTGGAGGCATCTCCCAAGACTAGTGTGGGAGTGTCCCCCGAGGCCAGTGTGGAAGCGTCACCTGAGGCCAGTGTGGAAGCGTCACCTGAGGCCAGTGTGGAAGCGTCACCTGAGGCTAGTGTGAAAGTATTCCCCAAAGAGAGTGCGGAAGCATCCCCCAAGGCATCCCCTGAGGTGAGCCCAGAAACATCTTCAAAGGTGAAAGTGAGAGACTCTGCAAAG AAATCAGAAATGGACAAACAGGCCTCAAATCCTACTGCCAAAAAGCGCCCATCATCACACATACCATGTTATAAATGGCCATCTTCTCCTGCAAGTACATGGCGTCCACCTTCTCCTATCAGTGCAAA CAGGCAATTGCAAAAGAATCGCCCCCCATCACCTTCACCCGTCATGTCAAAACTGTCacattcttctctttcctgtAAAATAATTCCTGTTCAGCGTAGCCTATTTGCGCAAAATGCATTAGGTACtcttggaaagaaaagagaaggaatgcCTAAACCTTCTAACAACTCTGAGGCTGTGAGCCACAAGCAGATGGTCTATGAAG AGTCTGGTAATAAAAGCACACCAGGGACTATGAATGCTGAGGAGGCAACAAAAATTTTGGCAGAAAAACGACGCCTTGCTCGTgaacaaagagagaaggaagaaaggcaacaaaaggaaatggaGCAAAG CAAATTGAAGGACATGGCAGAGAAAGCAATTGAAGGCCAACAAGAAGAGTTCTTAAAACTGGAAGATGGGCAAcagcagaaggaaataaagaaaaaagaatatccagATCCAGAAGACCGGAAAGTGCTGCTACAG AAAGGGGACGCCAAGATAAAAGCTCAGGAGGAGGCTGACAAACGCaagaaggagcaggagagaatTATGTTACAGAATTTGCAAGAgcgattagaaaggaagaag AGAATTGAGGAAATAATGAAGCGGACGAGGAAGACAGATTCAAATACATCAAAG GCTGCAGAAACATTTGTTGACAACACATACGAGGAGGACGAGGCGGATGATGAGGATGAGTCGGAAAGTGACGATGGTTCTTCTGATGACCCGCATCCATCAG CCTTTATAAATGGCATGGATTCATCCACAAAactcaaaacacattttaaaaacatgaagaagAACACTCCCAAGCTGGTGTTTTTAGATGCCACTTCTGGCCAAGTCCATAGAgagacaaaaacattttttaatgacgACATGAAAACCTTCAGACAAAAAAGTGCGAAAGACCCTTTGGCTCAGGCGAAGGGTACCAG ATCGTCCACCAAAAGAATGACCAGCCGTGCAGCAAAAACCAGAAAG ATATGTAAACTTCGCACAGCCCAGAAGAGAATTGATCATCTGCTGTGGATCTCCACTTCTAGTCCCATCTCCCCTAGTCTTTCTGCCTCTAATTTGAACCTGGCCAAGAAAATGATCatcaaaaaaagggaaaacatcaGACAGACACCTTAA
- the MAP7D3 gene encoding MAP7 domain-containing protein 3 isoform X2 yields the protein MAERAGGSTSLRGLRERMVAAAHALAEERRNQSGLCSLPSQSSNIRSTFRPVIDGSVLKNDVKQRLAKERREEKKRQQEANKETQILEKERKTRIQYERQMEEKQRKLKEQKEKDEQRRISAEEKRKQKLQEERERFKAVLYRTLERSSRVDCHQKRWSWEGSTAVNSETKTVNKDSVSTEKLEQRASGLHKQMSLSSAGLQNSIAKKKTEKKRSSSLTRRSGKLQASAETDHVEEKPARPPYTSLRESNLITRLLVPTKASIARSKSAASLSVPGKDTPGTRSTLVQNINVPLCSQSSDELKSNVVLHKSSVVVPSEVVPPQEKEAALCEVSAESSPKPKVEAAPEAKAEVAPQAKAEVAPNVNVEGAATVSVEAAPEVNVKAAPAPKVNIEATSKVNMEGSPKGSMEASCETEVEALLESMETSPEVSVDMSPEVSVDPSPTVSVDPSPSVSVDVSPEVSVDPSPEVSVDSSPEVSMDASPDVSMEASSEASVEASPKTSVGVSPEASVEASPEASVEASPEASVEASPEASVKVFPKESAEASPKASPEVSPETSSKVKVRDSAKKSEMDKQASNPTAKKRPSSHIPCYKWPSSPASTWRPPSPISANRQLQKNRPPSPSPVMSKLSHSSLSCKIIPVQRSLFAQNALGTLGKKREGMPKPSNNSEAVSHKQMVYEESGNKSTPGTMNAEEATKILAEKRRLAREQREKEERQQKEMEQSKLKDMAEKAIEGQQEEFLKLEDGQQQKEIKKKEYPDPEDRKVLLQKGDAKIKAQEEADKRKKEQERIMLQNLQERLERKKRIEEIMKRTRKTDSNTSKAAETFVDNTYEEDEADDEDESESDDGSSDDPHPSAFINGMDSSTKLKTHFKNMKKNTPKLVFLDATSGQVHRETKTFFNDDMKTFRQKSAKDPLAQAKGTRSSTKRMTSRAAKTRKICKLRTAQKRIDHLLWISTSSPISPSLSASNLNLAKKMIIKKRENIRQTP from the exons ATGGCGGAGCGCGCCGGCGGCAGCACATCCCTCAGGGGGCTGCGCGAACGGATGG TTGCTGCAGCTCATGCCCTTGCCGAAGAAAGACGGAATCAGAGTGGTCTCTGCTCTCTTCCATCACAGTCCTCAAATATAAGATCAACATTTAGACCAG tcatCGATGGATCCGTACTTAAAAATGATGTGAAGCAGAGATTGGCGAAGGAGcgcagagaagaaaagaagagacaacAAGAAG ccAACAAAGAAACCCAGATccttgagaaggaaagaaagacaaggatCCAATATGAGAGGCAAATGGAGGAGAAACAACGAAAgctgaaagaacaaaaagaaaaggatgagcaACGGAGAATATCTgctgaagaaaaaaggaagcaaaaactaCAGGAGGAAAGG gagaGGTTCAAAGCTGTTCTCTATCGAACATTGGAACGGAGCAGCCGTGTCGATTGTCATCAAAAAAGATGGTCTTGGGAGGGCTCTACAGCCGTGAACTCTGAGACTAAAACTG ttaataaagattctgtATCAACTGAAAAACTTGAGCAGAGGGCTTCTGGTTTACACAAACAAATGTCTTTGTCATCTGCAGGTCTTCAGAACTCTATCGCCAAGA aaaaaacagaaaagaagagaagctCGTCTTTGACTAGAAGATCTGGCAAACTGCAGGCATCTGCGGAAACTGACCACGTAGAAGAAAAACCAG CTCGTCCCCCGTATACCAGTCTTCGGGAGAGTAATTTAATCACTCGCCTCCTCGTTCCTACAAAAGCATCAATAGCCAGGAGCAAAAGTGCTGCTTCTTTATCAGTCCCTGGGAAAGATACTCCAG GCACCCGCAGTACTTTAGTCCAGAATATAAACGTGCCATTGTGTAGCCAGAGCAGTGACGAATTGAAGAGTAACGTAGTGCTTCACAAGTCATCAGTAGTAGTGCCTTCCGAGGTAGTGCCTCCCCaggaaaaagaagcagcactCTGTGAGGTGAGTGCAGAATCATCACCCAAGCCAAAAGTGGAAGCTGCCCCCGAGGCAAAGGCAGAAGTTGCCCCCCAGGCAAAGGCAGAAGTGGCCCCCAATGTGAACGTGGAAGGGGCCGCCACAGTGAGTGTGGAAGCAGCCCCTGAGGTGAATGTGAAAGCAGCTCCCGCTCCCAAGGTGAATATAGAAGCAACCTCCAAGGTGAACATGGAAGGGTCCCCTAAAGGGAGCATGGAAGCATCATGTGAAACAGAAGTGGAAGCACTCCTTGAGAGCATGGAAACATCACCTGAAGTGAGTGTGGACATGTCCCCCGAGGTGAGCGTGGACCCATCCCCCACGGTGAGTGTAGACCCGTCCCCTTCGGTGAGCGTGGACGTGTCCCCTGAGGTGAGCGTGGACCCGTCCCCCGAGGTGAGCGTGGATTCATCTCCCGAGGTGAGCATGGATGCATCCCCTGATGTAAGCATGGAAGCATCATCTGAGGCAAGTGTGGAGGCATCTCCCAAGACTAGTGTGGGAGTGTCCCCCGAGGCCAGTGTGGAAGCGTCACCTGAGGCCAGTGTGGAAGCGTCACCTGAGGCCAGTGTGGAAGCGTCACCTGAGGCTAGTGTGAAAGTATTCCCCAAAGAGAGTGCGGAAGCATCCCCCAAGGCATCCCCTGAGGTGAGCCCAGAAACATCTTCAAAGGTGAAAGTGAGAGACTCTGCAAAG AAATCAGAAATGGACAAACAGGCCTCAAATCCTACTGCCAAAAAGCGCCCATCATCACACATACCATGTTATAAATGGCCATCTTCTCCTGCAAGTACATGGCGTCCACCTTCTCCTATCAGTGCAAA CAGGCAATTGCAAAAGAATCGCCCCCCATCACCTTCACCCGTCATGTCAAAACTGTCacattcttctctttcctgtAAAATAATTCCTGTTCAGCGTAGCCTATTTGCGCAAAATGCATTAGGTACtcttggaaagaaaagagaaggaatgcCTAAACCTTCTAACAACTCTGAGGCTGTGAGCCACAAGCAGATGGTCTATGAAG AGTCTGGTAATAAAAGCACACCAGGGACTATGAATGCTGAGGAGGCAACAAAAATTTTGGCAGAAAAACGACGCCTTGCTCGTgaacaaagagagaaggaagaaaggcaacaaaaggaaatggaGCAAAG CAAATTGAAGGACATGGCAGAGAAAGCAATTGAAGGCCAACAAGAAGAGTTCTTAAAACTGGAAGATGGGCAAcagcagaaggaaataaagaaaaaagaatatccagATCCAGAAGACCGGAAAGTGCTGCTACAG AAAGGGGACGCCAAGATAAAAGCTCAGGAGGAGGCTGACAAACGCaagaaggagcaggagagaatTATGTTACAGAATTTGCAAGAgcgattagaaaggaagaag AGAATTGAGGAAATAATGAAGCGGACGAGGAAGACAGATTCAAATACATCAAAG GCTGCAGAAACATTTGTTGACAACACATACGAGGAGGACGAGGCGGATGATGAGGATGAGTCGGAAAGTGACGATGGTTCTTCTGATGACCCGCATCCATCAG CCTTTATAAATGGCATGGATTCATCCACAAAactcaaaacacattttaaaaacatgaagaagAACACTCCCAAGCTGGTGTTTTTAGATGCCACTTCTGGCCAAGTCCATAGAgagacaaaaacattttttaatgacgACATGAAAACCTTCAGACAAAAAAGTGCGAAAGACCCTTTGGCTCAGGCGAAGGGTACCAG ATCGTCCACCAAAAGAATGACCAGCCGTGCAGCAAAAACCAGAAAG ATATGTAAACTTCGCACAGCCCAGAAGAGAATTGATCATCTGCTGTGGATCTCCACTTCTAGTCCCATCTCCCCTAGTCTTTCTGCCTCTAATTTGAACCTGGCCAAGAAAATGATCatcaaaaaaagggaaaacatcaGACAGACACCTTAA